Genomic DNA from Thermus islandicus DSM 21543:
ATGTACGGCACCCCCACCTGACGGGCCAACAAAATGTGCTCCCGCGTCTGCGGCATCGGACCATCCGCCGCCGACACCACCAAAATCGCCCCGTCCATCTGCGCCGCACCCGTGATCATGTTCTTGATGTAGTCCGCGTGACCCGGGCAGTCCACGTGCGAATAGTGCCGCTTCGCCGTCTCGTACTCCACATGCGCCGTGTTGATCGTAATCCCACGGGCCCGCTCCTCCGGCGCCTTGTCAATGTCCCCGTAGTCCTTCACCTCCACATTCGGGTTCTCCGCCGCCGCCACAAAGGTCAAAGCCGCCGTCAACGTCGTCTTCCCGTGGTCCACGTGCCCAATCGTCCCCACGTTCACGTGAGGCTTCGTCCGTACAAACTCGCCCTTCGCCATGGTCCCTCCTCTTTTCGGCACACAAAGCCTGCCCCGGGGGCCAGAAGCCCAGGGCAGACAAAAAGATGGAGCTCGCGGCCGGGCTCGAACCGGCGACCTCACCCTTACCAAGGGTGTGCTCTACCTGCTGAGCTACGCGAGCTCGTGGAGCGGGAGACGGGACTCGAACCCGCGACCCTCGGCTTGGGAAGCCGATGCTCTACCAACTGAGCTACTCCCGCGCGGGGTGTGCTTTCGGCACACCGGATGGTGGGCAGGGCTGGATTCGAACCAGCGTAGGCGTGCGCCAACGGTTTTACAGACCGTCCCCTTTGGCCGCTCGGGCACCTGCCCTCGCCGCTTTTGGAGCCACCCAGGGGAGTTGAACCCCCAACCCCCCGATTACAAGTCGGGTGCTCTACCGGTTGAGCTAGGGTGGCAGGACGGGGGATAGGACCCTGTCCGAGGGACTAGGCTAACACAACGGGGTGAAAGTGTCAAGATAAGGGCATGCGCATCGTACCTTTTGGCGCGGCCCGGGAGGTGACGGGAAGCTGCCACCTCCTCCTGGCGGAGGGGCAGCGGGTCCTCCTGGACTGCGGGATGTTCCAGGGCCGGGAGGAGGCCAAGAACCACGGACCCTTCGGCTTCAACCCCAAGGAAGTGGACGCCGTGGTCCTGACCCACGCCCACCTGGACCATGTGGGCAGGCTGCCCAAGCTCTTCCGCGAAGGGTACCGGGGGCCCGTGTACGCCACCTGGGCCACCGGCCTCCTCATGCGCCTGATCCTCGAGGACGCCCTCAAGGTCATGGAGGAGCCCTTCTTCGGGGCAGAGGACGTGGAGGAAGCCCTAAACCACCTCAGGCCCCTGGAGTACGGGGAGTGGCTCCGAATCGGGGAGCTTACCCTCACCCTGGGGCAGGCGGGCCACCTCCCGGGAAGCGCCTTCCTGGTGGTCCAGGGAGAGGGAAAGACCCTGGTCTATAGCGGGGACCTGGGCAACCGGGAAAAGGAGGTCCTCCCCAATCCCTCCCCTCCCCCCAAGGCCGACCTGGTCCTCGCGGAAGGGACCTACGGCGACCGGCCCCACCGCCCTTACCGGGAAACGGTGGCGGAGTTTCTGGCCATCCTGGGGGAAACTCTGG
This window encodes:
- a CDS encoding GTP-binding protein, with product MAKGEFVRTKPHVNVGTIGHVDHGKTTLTAALTFVAAAENPNVEVKDYGDIDKAPEERARGITINTAHVEYETAKRHYSHVDCPGHADYIKNMITGAAQMDGAILVVSAADGPMPQTREHILLARQVGVPY